The Aneurinibacillus migulanus genome contains the following window.
CGCGCAAGAAGATGACAAGATCCATCTGATCCTGAGCAATCAACGCACCGATTTGCTGATCACCACCCATTGGCCCGGATAATACCCGCTGAATATTCAGCCCTGTCGCATCCATAATTTTTGTTCCGGTTGTGCCGGTCGCATATACTGTGTGCTTGTTTAATGTATCGCGGTAGGCTATTGTGAAGTTAACCATCTCGTTTTTCTTATTGTCATGGGCGATTAGTGCAATATTCATATGGTTTCCCCTCTTATACCATAATATTTTCTAGACCGTATATCAGACCAGTATGTTCCATGACTTTCTTAATGGCAAGATTAACACCAGGCATAAACGACTCGCGGTTAATAGAATCATGGCGGATGGTTAGCGTCTGTCCTACCGCTCCGAAAATTACTTCCTGATGGGCTACAAGCCCCGGCAAACGAACGCTATGAATACGGAATCCGTTATAATAACCGCCCCGAGCACCCTCGATTGTTTCCTTTTCCTCTGGATGTCCTTGTCTTAGTTCTTGACGTGCCTCCTGAATCATTTCCGCTGTCTTAACTGCCGTTCCGGACGGAGCATCGAGCTTCTGATCATGGTGCTGTTCAATAATTTCAACATGCGGCATATATTTGGCCGCTTCCTGGGCGAACTTCATCATTAATACCGCCCCAATGGCAAAATTGGGCGCAATAATAGCGCCGATACCATATGTTCGGCATAACTTGTCCAGCTCTTCAATATCTTCCGGTGTAAATCCGGTTGTACCGACTACGGGACGAACGCCTGCTTCAATCGCTGTTACCATATTTTGCTTCACCACATGCGGAGTTGTAAAGTCGACTAATACATCCGGTCTGTACTTCTCTAAAGCCTGTCTTACATCCGGCACAAAAGGTGCTGAGAGAGCACCTAGCCCAAGTACATCACCT
Protein-coding sequences here:
- the mgsA gene encoding methylglyoxal synthase; the encoded protein is MNIALIAHDNKKNEMVNFTIAYRDTLNKHTVYATGTTGTKIMDATGLNIQRVLSGPMGGDQQIGALIAQDQMDLVIFLRDPLTAQPHEPDVTALLRLCDVHSIPLATNIATAEMLIHALERGNFSWRETVHKYKGEDRA
- the dapB gene encoding 4-hydroxy-tetrahydrodipicolinate reductase; protein product: MDKIRVAIAGPRGRMGSEAVKMLMKDEALQFVCGVDPKYNGEDVGDVLGLGALSAPFVPDVRQALEKYRPDVLVDFTTPHVVKQNMVTAIEAGVRPVVGTTGFTPEDIEELDKLCRTYGIGAIIAPNFAIGAVLMMKFAQEAAKYMPHVEIIEQHHDQKLDAPSGTAVKTAEMIQEARQELRQGHPEEKETIEGARGGYYNGFRIHSVRLPGLVAHQEVIFGAVGQTLTIRHDSINRESFMPGVNLAIKKVMEHTGLIYGLENIMV